The Neorhizobium sp. NCHU2750 genome has a window encoding:
- a CDS encoding LacI family DNA-binding transcriptional regulator, translating to MRKPTVRIKDVALAAGVSTATVSRALSNPDKVSDETRKNVLAAVDKTGYVLDEAASNFRRQRTGSIVALLPNIANPYYSTILSAISEALAGTGYNLLVVDTNYGRRADDAALQYFTRRRTDGVIVLLGSLPADTLRTALAGPSVPPVIQVGEWPEAPETPRVTIDNREAGRLAARHLIDLGHRDIGFASGPRGNFTTETRLQGLRDVLEEAGLFLREDCILPGEFSLASGRAAAQVWLDMSERPTAVFCDSDEIACGFIGHVTRAGIKVPDQVSVVGFDDIEICAHIYPALTTIHQPRRAIGTTVARMMLDVIEEKPIERENVMLDVDLVLRDSTAPPASAR from the coding sequence GTGCGAAAGCCCACTGTTCGAATAAAAGATGTCGCGCTTGCTGCGGGTGTGTCTACCGCGACGGTGAGCAGGGCCTTGTCGAACCCCGACAAGGTGAGCGATGAAACCCGTAAAAATGTTCTGGCAGCGGTGGACAAGACCGGTTACGTGCTCGATGAGGCGGCGAGCAATTTTCGCCGGCAACGTACCGGTTCGATCGTCGCGCTTCTGCCCAACATCGCCAATCCCTATTATTCCACTATCCTGTCTGCAATTTCCGAGGCGCTTGCCGGCACGGGCTATAATCTGCTCGTGGTCGACACGAATTACGGCCGCCGTGCGGATGATGCAGCGCTTCAATATTTCACGAGGCGCCGCACGGATGGCGTCATCGTTCTGTTGGGCAGCCTGCCGGCAGATACTCTTCGAACGGCCCTTGCTGGGCCATCCGTTCCACCGGTCATCCAGGTTGGCGAATGGCCGGAAGCTCCCGAGACGCCGCGTGTCACGATCGACAACCGCGAGGCTGGAAGGCTGGCTGCCAGGCATCTGATCGATCTAGGCCACCGCGATATCGGCTTCGCCAGCGGTCCTCGTGGCAACTTTACCACAGAAACACGGTTGCAGGGATTGCGGGATGTGCTGGAGGAGGCCGGGCTCTTTCTGCGGGAAGACTGCATACTGCCGGGGGAATTCTCGCTGGCATCAGGACGAGCGGCTGCGCAGGTCTGGCTCGATATGAGCGAGCGGCCGACGGCGGTATTCTGCGATTCCGATGAAATAGCCTGTGGCTTTATCGGCCACGTGACGCGGGCGGGCATCAAGGTGCCCGATCAGGTCTCTGTCGTCGGCTTCGACGACATCGAGATCTGCGCTCATATCTATCCGGCATTGACGACGATCCATCAGCCGCGGCGGGCGATCGGTACTACGGTTGCCCGGATGATGCTCGATGTGATCGAGGAAAAGCCCATTGAAAGAGAAAACGTGATGCTGGACGTCGATCTCGTGTTGCGCGACAGCACCGCTCCTCCGGCGTCTGCCCGCTGA
- a CDS encoding ABC transporter substrate-binding protein, which yields MRRFLLAATLLLSGASFTFAAEDGGRLNLIVQPEPPGLMLGIVQNGPASLVAGQIYESLLRYDDKLQPQPSLAKSWEISADGLTYTFHLQDNVKFHDGVPMTAADVLFSVNEFLPKTLSKHRNTMTRVASVTAPDDKTIVFKLKAPFEPFIRAMDFGAMPIIPKHLYEGTDYATNPNNEKPIGTGPFKFAEWKKGSYIKLVKNPDYYIKGKPYLDEIYYQIIPDAAARAVAFESGAIDVLPGGTVENFDIPRVSALPHTCVTDKGWEYYAPMSWLWLNNRTKPMDNPKFRQAIMYAMDREFAKDVLWNGMGRVADGPFSSKLPFHSDGGPQYPHDPAKAKALLKEIGYDGKPLRLLPLPYGETWQRWAEAVKQNLAEVGIPVEIEATDVAGWNQRVANWDYDMAFTYLYQNGDPAIGVDRNYKTDQILKGSPWNNVEGYSNPELDGIFEKAALAFPAQNRQALYDRAQEILRKDVPVAWLTELAFPTIYNCKVQDLVTTSTGLSNSLRDTWIKK from the coding sequence ATGAGAAGATTTTTACTGGCCGCCACATTGCTGCTTTCGGGCGCAAGCTTCACATTTGCCGCCGAGGATGGCGGGCGCTTGAACTTGATCGTGCAGCCTGAGCCACCGGGTTTGATGCTCGGCATCGTTCAGAACGGCCCGGCCTCGCTGGTCGCAGGCCAGATATACGAAAGCCTTCTCAGATATGACGACAAGCTCCAGCCCCAGCCGTCGCTGGCCAAGAGCTGGGAGATTTCGGCGGATGGCCTCACCTACACATTCCATCTGCAGGACAATGTGAAGTTCCACGACGGCGTACCGATGACGGCCGCCGATGTGCTGTTTTCCGTCAACGAATTCCTGCCGAAGACGCTTTCCAAGCACCGCAATACGATGACCCGCGTCGCGTCCGTCACGGCACCTGACGACAAGACCATCGTCTTCAAGCTCAAGGCTCCGTTCGAACCCTTCATCCGCGCCATGGATTTCGGTGCGATGCCGATCATTCCCAAGCATCTCTATGAGGGAACGGATTACGCCACCAACCCGAACAACGAAAAGCCGATCGGTACCGGCCCCTTCAAATTCGCCGAGTGGAAGAAGGGAAGCTATATCAAGCTCGTCAAGAACCCAGATTATTACATCAAGGGCAAGCCGTATCTGGACGAGATCTATTACCAGATCATTCCGGACGCCGCCGCGCGCGCCGTGGCATTCGAATCGGGCGCGATCGACGTTCTTCCGGGCGGCACGGTGGAGAATTTCGACATCCCCCGCGTCTCGGCGCTTCCCCACACATGCGTGACCGACAAGGGCTGGGAATATTACGCGCCGATGTCCTGGCTGTGGCTCAACAACCGCACCAAGCCGATGGACAATCCGAAATTCCGTCAGGCGATCATGTATGCGATGGATCGCGAGTTCGCCAAGGATGTGCTCTGGAATGGCATGGGCAGGGTCGCGGACGGTCCCTTTTCGTCCAAACTGCCTTTCCACAGCGATGGCGGACCGCAATATCCACATGATCCGGCCAAGGCCAAGGCGCTCCTGAAGGAAATCGGTTATGACGGAAAGCCGTTGCGCCTGCTGCCGCTTCCCTATGGTGAAACCTGGCAACGCTGGGCCGAAGCGGTGAAGCAGAACCTCGCGGAGGTCGGCATTCCGGTCGAGATCGAGGCGACCGACGTTGCCGGCTGGAACCAGCGTGTCGCCAACTGGGACTACGACATGGCCTTTACCTATCTTTATCAGAACGGCGATCCGGCAATCGGTGTCGACCGCAACTACAAGACCGATCAGATCCTGAAGGGCTCGCCCTGGAACAATGTCGAAGGCTATTCCAACCCGGAGCTGGACGGCATCTTCGAAAAGGCGGCACTCGCCTTTCCGGCGCAAAACCGGCAGGCTCTCTACGATCGCGCTCAGGAGATCTTGCGGAAGGATGTTCCAGTTGCGTGGCTGACGGAACTCGCATTTCCGACCATCTACAACTGCAAGGTCCAGGATCTCGTGACGACCAGCACAGGCCTCAGCAACTCGCTCCGCGATACCTGGATCAAGAAGTAA
- a CDS encoding aspartate/glutamate racemase family protein, with product MTIHSPQNTPPLAVNREGLAFEIDDGIGTLANLGLLVLRTDQTIEDEFRFALPSSGVALYEARLYSDVEITPSNLMKMSDEIPGTVGLLPDVTFDVVGFACTSGSLVIGEERIAERVHERMPGVKVTNPVTAARAAVAALGARRVALLTPYMPEINHSLRASLMARGMDIPVMGSFHEPDDNRVARITPASIEQAILDLGSSDECDAVFVSCTSMRVARIVADVEAKLGKPVTSSNHALAWHMLRLAGYSQPLEGLGRLFSLGIA from the coding sequence ATGACTATACACTCCCCCCAGAATACGCCGCCGCTTGCCGTCAACAGGGAAGGGTTGGCCTTCGAGATCGACGATGGCATCGGCACGCTTGCCAATCTCGGTCTGCTTGTACTGAGAACCGACCAGACGATCGAAGACGAGTTCCGATTTGCGCTGCCATCTTCGGGCGTGGCTCTCTACGAGGCTAGGCTCTACAGCGATGTCGAGATCACACCCTCCAATCTGATGAAAATGTCGGACGAAATTCCCGGTACGGTCGGGCTGTTGCCGGACGTGACATTCGATGTCGTGGGGTTTGCCTGTACGTCGGGATCGCTGGTCATCGGTGAGGAGCGGATCGCGGAGCGTGTTCATGAGCGGATGCCGGGCGTGAAAGTGACCAACCCGGTCACGGCCGCCCGAGCCGCGGTCGCGGCCCTCGGTGCACGGCGTGTTGCCTTGCTGACACCCTATATGCCGGAGATCAACCATTCGCTGCGTGCCTCGCTGATGGCGAGAGGCATGGACATCCCGGTCATGGGATCTTTCCACGAACCCGACGACAACCGTGTTGCGCGCATCACGCCGGCATCTATCGAGCAGGCCATTCTGGATCTCGGCAGTTCCGACGAATGCGATGCCGTGTTCGTTTCCTGCACCAGCATGCGGGTTGCGCGTATCGTGGCCGACGTGGAGGCAAAGCTCGGCAAGCCGGTCACCTCCAGCAATCACGCGCTGGCATGGCACATGCTGCGACTTGCCGGCTACAGCCAGCCGCTGGAGGGCCTCGGACGATTGTTCAGCCTTGGCATCGCCTGA
- a CDS encoding ABC transporter ATP-binding protein, protein MIEVTEVRAGYGDGPDILNGISLKAEPGRIVTILGPNGCGKSTLLKCIAGFVRPRAGSVRMSGEAVTDIPTYQKVRHHRVGFVPQTDNVFATMTVAENILIGGRLMDKKDRGRRFDELLHQYPSLAAKKNRRASALSGGERQLLSLARALISEPSILLLDEPSAGLSPRMMHDVFEAIADVKRREGPSILMVEQNAFEALHVSDTAYVLSLGSVAIEGDASDLLADPAMRSLYLGGDGH, encoded by the coding sequence ATGATCGAAGTCACGGAGGTCAGAGCCGGGTATGGAGACGGACCCGATATCCTCAACGGTATTTCGCTGAAGGCCGAACCGGGCAGGATTGTCACGATCCTCGGCCCCAACGGCTGTGGCAAGTCGACACTGCTGAAATGCATCGCCGGGTTTGTCAGGCCGAGGGCAGGCAGCGTGCGCATGTCGGGGGAGGCGGTCACCGATATCCCGACCTATCAGAAGGTACGCCATCACCGGGTCGGCTTCGTGCCCCAGACCGACAATGTCTTTGCCACCATGACCGTAGCGGAAAATATCCTGATCGGCGGCCGGCTGATGGACAAGAAGGATCGCGGCCGGCGTTTCGACGAGCTGCTCCACCAATATCCGAGCCTCGCGGCGAAGAAGAACAGGAGAGCTTCGGCGCTATCCGGTGGGGAAAGGCAGTTGCTTTCGCTGGCCCGCGCGCTGATTTCCGAACCTTCGATCCTGCTCCTTGATGAACCTTCCGCCGGTCTTTCCCCGCGCATGATGCACGATGTCTTCGAGGCAATCGCCGACGTCAAGCGCCGCGAGGGGCCCTCCATCCTGATGGTCGAGCAAAATGCCTTCGAGGCGCTGCATGTGTCGGACACGGCCTATGTCCTGTCGCTCGGCAGCGTAGCGATCGAGGGCGATGCATCCGACTTGCTCGCCGATCCGGCGATGCGATCGCTTTATCTCGGCGGTGACGGCCACTAA
- a CDS encoding ABC transporter ATP-binding protein, whose protein sequence is MSDIVLTVDGVAKSFGANQVLANVGFRIGQGEIVGLLGPNGCGKSTLLNLISGVLSADAGTITFNGENIGGKGMDRIAGRGLVRTFQLPSMPKRMTVAELLYAASASRAGFGSLFRRDVDDRAEVERLLADLALSNVRHLPAASLSGGQKKLLSIALALRTSPKMICLDEPTAGVHPNLRHHMVGLLRRINAAGITLLIVEHDMHFIRELCTRCVVMDRGAVIADCRPSELTSNEQVVEAYLGNARQKKVMA, encoded by the coding sequence ATGTCTGATATCGTTCTCACCGTCGATGGCGTTGCCAAATCCTTCGGCGCCAACCAGGTTCTCGCAAATGTCGGCTTCAGGATAGGGCAGGGAGAGATCGTCGGCCTGCTCGGGCCGAATGGCTGTGGCAAGTCGACCCTGCTCAATCTCATTTCCGGCGTGTTGTCCGCCGATGCCGGAACGATCACCTTCAATGGTGAGAATATCGGCGGCAAGGGCATGGACCGGATTGCCGGGCGTGGCCTTGTCCGCACCTTTCAGCTTCCCTCCATGCCGAAAAGAATGACGGTGGCTGAACTGCTTTATGCCGCCTCCGCAAGCAGGGCCGGTTTCGGCAGCCTGTTCCGGCGTGATGTCGATGACAGGGCCGAGGTCGAAAGACTGCTGGCAGATCTGGCTCTCTCGAATGTCAGGCACTTGCCGGCGGCATCCTTGTCGGGCGGCCAGAAGAAACTTCTGTCGATCGCGCTGGCCTTGCGGACATCGCCCAAGATGATCTGCCTGGACGAGCCGACGGCCGGTGTTCATCCCAACCTGCGCCATCACATGGTCGGGCTTCTCAGGCGCATCAACGCCGCCGGCATTACCCTGCTGATCGTCGAGCACGACATGCATTTCATCCGTGAACTCTGCACCCGTTGCGTGGTGATGGATCGTGGTGCGGTGATTGCCGACTGCCGGCCCTCGGAACTCACATCCAACGAGCAGGTGGTCGAGGCCTATCTCGGCAACGCCAGGCAGAAGAAGGTGATGGCATGA
- a CDS encoding branched-chain amino acid ABC transporter permease, producing the protein MSDFIIHVAIMSGFYALLALSLNLQAGFGGLMNFGQIALFACGAYASALAFRFDLGVVSGFVLAMVAAGILGWAFASVGRNLQADYWGIVTLALAEVIRIVATNEDWLTGGAQGIGGIPPLYPGLDNQLRQIAILVTVALLVIAAGLLCRHLMGGRYGLAIKMMREEPQLAASLGYDTIAIKRQLTVIAALLAAVSGFLFARYVSFVGPEQIDSSETFLIWAMIVVGGLGNNAGAIVGAFLLQFTFAFIPFVKDWIGLPTEYVAAGRLFLTGGGLIAFIVWRQSGIVPERVGGGRYV; encoded by the coding sequence GTGTCTGATTTCATCATTCATGTTGCCATCATGTCAGGCTTTTACGCACTGCTGGCGCTGAGCCTCAATCTTCAGGCAGGGTTTGGCGGACTGATGAATTTCGGCCAGATCGCTCTTTTCGCCTGTGGTGCCTATGCTTCTGCTCTCGCTTTCCGCTTCGATCTCGGTGTGGTTTCCGGTTTCGTCCTGGCCATGGTTGCAGCCGGCATCCTGGGCTGGGCGTTTGCAAGCGTCGGCCGCAATCTCCAGGCCGACTACTGGGGTATCGTCACTCTCGCTCTGGCCGAGGTCATCCGCATCGTCGCCACGAACGAGGACTGGCTGACTGGTGGAGCCCAAGGCATCGGCGGCATCCCACCGCTTTATCCGGGCCTGGATAATCAGTTGCGCCAGATCGCAATCCTCGTGACGGTGGCATTGCTTGTCATTGCGGCGGGACTGTTGTGCCGGCATTTGATGGGAGGCCGATATGGGCTAGCCATCAAGATGATGCGTGAGGAACCCCAGCTTGCCGCGTCTCTCGGCTACGACACGATTGCCATCAAGCGTCAATTGACAGTCATTGCCGCACTTCTGGCTGCGGTGTCCGGTTTCCTGTTCGCCCGCTATGTCAGCTTTGTCGGGCCCGAACAAATCGACAGTTCCGAAACATTCCTGATCTGGGCGATGATCGTCGTCGGTGGTCTCGGCAACAATGCCGGTGCTATCGTGGGGGCCTTCCTGCTGCAGTTCACCTTCGCCTTCATTCCGTTCGTCAAGGATTGGATCGGCCTGCCGACCGAATATGTCGCGGCCGGTCGACTGTTCCTGACCGGGGGAGGGCTGATTGCCTTCATCGTCTGGAGACAGTCCGGCATCGTGCCGGAGCGCGTCGGGGGAGGCCGCTATGTCTGA
- a CDS encoding branched-chain amino acid ABC transporter permease, with product MFQFLVDTLMRACDLVLVAIGMSAVYSLMKFPNIALVQYAAMGGMLAIVLQKAGVPIGAAIVFSVLLTGLLAVLLNEFLFNRMLKIGSSTAMIGSLAVGMIFSAAFLVTMGPNPSRFALPISRPLRILGALVTEPQLVSFVIVLAAIAAFALLYFKTDLGRCMRATSTNEVLADATGINTARMKTVIVLISGMMAALGGVSIALKGEVDIQVGMDLLLPVFASAILGGLGNPFGAIAGALLISIAETAVTTINFGPLMGQVVVFLPVAYASAISFLLLVAALLWRPRGLFVSEVKRV from the coding sequence ATGTTTCAATTCCTTGTCGACACACTCATGCGCGCCTGTGACCTCGTTCTCGTGGCGATCGGGATGAGTGCCGTTTATTCGCTGATGAAGTTTCCCAATATCGCTCTGGTCCAATATGCGGCGATGGGGGGTATGCTGGCGATCGTGCTGCAGAAGGCCGGCGTGCCGATCGGTGCAGCCATCGTTTTCTCGGTTCTCCTGACCGGCCTGCTCGCCGTGCTTCTCAATGAGTTCCTGTTCAACCGCATGCTGAAGATCGGCTCATCCACGGCGATGATCGGGTCGCTTGCCGTCGGCATGATCTTCTCGGCCGCCTTTCTGGTCACCATGGGGCCCAATCCCAGTCGCTTCGCCCTGCCGATCTCCCGCCCCTTGCGCATTCTCGGTGCCCTCGTGACCGAGCCTCAGCTTGTCAGTTTCGTCATAGTGCTTGCCGCGATCGCTGCCTTCGCTCTGCTTTACTTCAAAACCGACCTCGGTCGCTGCATGCGGGCGACATCGACCAATGAAGTTCTTGCTGACGCGACCGGCATCAATACCGCTCGAATGAAAACCGTCATCGTGCTGATCAGCGGCATGATGGCGGCACTCGGCGGCGTGTCGATCGCGCTGAAGGGCGAGGTTGATATTCAGGTGGGCATGGACCTGCTTCTGCCGGTCTTTGCCTCGGCCATATTGGGTGGGCTCGGTAATCCCTTCGGGGCCATTGCCGGAGCGCTGCTGATCTCGATTGCCGAAACCGCTGTCACCACCATCAATTTCGGGCCGCTTATGGGACAGGTCGTCGTCTTCCTCCCGGTCGCCTATGCCAGCGCGATCTCCTTCCTTCTTCTCGTTGCGGCACTGCTCTGGCGTCCGCGCGGCCTTTTTGTCAGCGAGGTGAAGCGTGTCTGA
- a CDS encoding ABC transporter substrate-binding protein, translated as MKRILLSSVLVLGLAMSAHAQEAVIGAILPLSGSSATQGEDQRRGMELALEKINADGGVLGHPLKIVTEDSAGRTATALDAAKKLVSVDKVPVVLGEFSSGITIPIAQYLLQQQRININIGSSSTQIRSLGKGEFSVLGLDDVSGAFAAQDVFSSGAKKVAVIAPNNAYGQGIAEAFAAKFKSLGGAITSTVLYTEGQTTYRRELQQLAAGEPDLYVYTAYGKESATINRESFELGLNEKKWYGLYLTMCTADSDPQYVEGQIGMDLNYIGGNGADYQKAYEAKYKSGFTSTFNGFAYDGVMLVAAAINKANSLDPQKIETAITEIGKNYEGATGPIVFDADGQRSAQPYLRLTIASGKAVATQ; from the coding sequence GCATTTTGTTGAGCAGCGTGTTGGTTCTCGGGCTTGCCATGTCGGCGCATGCGCAGGAGGCGGTCATCGGCGCCATCCTGCCACTATCCGGTTCCAGCGCGACGCAGGGTGAGGATCAGCGGCGCGGTATGGAACTGGCGCTGGAAAAGATCAATGCGGATGGCGGTGTCCTCGGCCACCCGCTCAAGATCGTCACAGAAGATTCCGCCGGGCGGACAGCGACAGCGCTGGATGCGGCCAAGAAGCTGGTGAGCGTCGACAAAGTGCCTGTCGTGCTCGGCGAGTTCTCGTCGGGCATCACCATACCGATCGCACAATATCTGCTTCAGCAGCAGAGGATAAACATCAATATCGGCAGTTCCAGCACGCAGATCCGCTCGCTCGGCAAAGGTGAGTTCAGTGTCCTTGGGCTGGACGATGTTTCCGGCGCGTTTGCCGCACAGGATGTCTTTTCCAGCGGAGCCAAGAAGGTTGCGGTCATCGCGCCGAACAACGCCTACGGGCAAGGCATTGCGGAAGCCTTTGCGGCAAAATTCAAGTCGCTCGGCGGTGCCATCACCTCCACCGTGCTTTATACCGAAGGGCAGACGACCTATCGCCGCGAATTGCAGCAGCTCGCGGCCGGTGAGCCGGATCTGTATGTCTATACGGCATATGGCAAGGAATCGGCGACCATCAACCGCGAGAGCTTCGAGCTCGGTCTCAACGAGAAGAAGTGGTACGGCCTTTATCTGACGATGTGTACTGCCGACAGCGATCCGCAGTATGTCGAGGGCCAGATCGGTATGGATCTCAACTATATCGGCGGCAATGGCGCCGATTATCAGAAGGCCTATGAAGCCAAATACAAGAGTGGCTTCACGTCGACATTCAACGGTTTCGCTTATGACGGCGTCATGCTGGTCGCTGCTGCCATCAACAAGGCGAATTCGCTCGATCCACAGAAGATCGAAACAGCAATTACCGAGATTGGTAAGAATTACGAAGGGGCTACAGGACCGATCGTGTTCGATGCGGACGGTCAACGCAGTGCGCAGCCCTATCTGCGTCTGACGATTGCAAGCGGCAAGGCCGTCGCCACGCAGTGA